TCGCCAAGATCGACGCCGTTGTAGATCGTCAGGCATTTTTCCGCAGGCAACCAGCCTTCGCGCACCGACAATTGGCGTTCCTCGTGGTTGACGAAGACGACGCGGTCGCAGCATGTTCCGGCCCAGCGTTCCAAGCGGCTATAGATCCAGCGTGCGCCTGGAGGACTGAATTCATGGAAGGCGAATCCATGCACGTGATGAATGACGTGTGGGACGCCCGCTCGGCAGGCGGCGGCGCGGCCGAGGATGCCAGGCTTCGACGAGTGGGTATGGACGATTTGAAACTGCTGACGGCGAAACAACTGATAGAGCGCGCGGTAGGCTCGCCAATCTTTGACGGGGCGAATCGGACGGCCGAGTGCCGGCACGGCGTGCCAGTGGATGCTGTGTCGCTCGAGCTCGTCGGTCAGAGGCCCCTGCCCTTGGCAGGCAACGTGGATTTCGTAGCGCGCTCGATCGAGTCGCTTGAAAATCTCCAGCATGGCGCGCTGCACCCCGCTGAGGATCGGCAGCATTTGCACGTGACAGATTCGGATCATGTTTTTGATGCCGGTACTTTGATTTGTGAAACGCCCGCAATAAATTCGGGCAGGATCGTCCCGGCGAAACGGCAAAGCGGTCATGCGACTTGCCGCTGGCTCGAGAGTTTGATCGGACCGCGGCGGTAAATGGTTCCTCCAGCCACTTCACTCCACAGTGCGAAGTGTTGCGACACCATTCGATCGAAGGAAAAGTGCTCGACGATATGGCGGCGGCAGCGCTGCTGAATTTTTTGTTGCTCGCCGGGCGCTTGCTGGAGCAGCTCGAGGCAAGCTTGAGCCAGCGCGGCCGCGTTGCGCGGAGGAACCACCCGGCCGGTGTCGCCAACCAATAGCGCCGAATCTCCCACGTCGGTCACGGCGCAGGGAACGCCGCAGGCCATGGCCTCGCCAACGACA
This genomic interval from Pirellulales bacterium contains the following:
- a CDS encoding glycosyltransferase, with amino-acid sequence MIRICHVQMLPILSGVQRAMLEIFKRLDRARYEIHVACQGQGPLTDELERHSIHWHAVPALGRPIRPVKDWRAYRALYQLFRRQQFQIVHTHSSKPGILGRAAACRAGVPHVIHHVHGFAFHEFSPPGARWIYSRLERWAGTCCDRVVFVNHEERQLSVREGWLPAEKCLTIYNGVDLG